The Falco naumanni isolate bFalNau1 unplaced genomic scaffold, bFalNau1.pat scaffold_46_arrow_pat_ctg1, whole genome shotgun sequence nucleotide sequence ggagattCAGGTAGGCAAAAATGGCAGTGCTGACAAAGAGGGAGACCACGGCCAGGTGAGGGAGGCACgtggaaaaggctttgtgccgtccctgctcagaggggatcctcagcacagccctgaagatCTGCACGTAGGacagaacaatgaaaacaaaacatccaCAGGCTAAACAGGAACTAATGACAAGTAGCCCCACTTCCCTGAGGTAGGTGTGTGAGCAGGAGAGCTTGAGGATCTGTGGGATTTCACAGAAGACCTGTCCCAGGGCATTGCCTTGGCAGAGCGGCAGTGACAGTGTATTGGCCGTGTGCAGCGCAGCATTGAGAAACCCActggcccaggcagctgctgccatgtggacacaagctctgctgcccagcagggtcccgtagtgcaggggctggcagatggccacaAAGCGGTCATAGGCCATGACGGTGAGGAGAGAACactctgctgaaaggaaaaagacaatcAAGTAGAGCTGTGCCGCACATCCTGAGTAGGAGATGTCCCTGGTGTCCCAGAGGGAGTTGGCCATGGCTTTGGGGACAATGGTGGAGATGGAGCCCAGGTCGAGGAGGGAGAggttgaggaggaagaagtacaTGGGGGTGTGCAGGTGGTGGTTGCACACTACGGTGGTGATGATGAGTCCGTTGGCCATGAGGGCAGCCAGGTAGatgcccagggagagccagaagtgcaagagctgcagctcccgtGTGTCTGCAAAtgccaggaggaggaactgggtgatggagctgctgttggaCATCTGCTGCCTCCAACCATAGGGTCCTCTTTATAGAGCAAAAATAGTGGCAAGTcaagaaagatttctttgaGCGAAGTGAAAACCCTTTCTCCTAGATGCGTCCCCGgtgccccatgtccccccctcTGCCGTTCCTAGGAGAGCTCCCTTCCGAGCcgtggctggagctgtgctgagtgctgCCCGAgtgtgctgtgaggagcaggggctgtgcccgctggctgcccagcagtgagccctgctctgcagcaggggcttCATGGGAACCCTGGGGGCAGGGGCCAGTCCTGGCCTTGCCCTGGCTCAGCACAAACTGCTCCCAGCGCAGAAGGGCCTGTCAGCATCGGCTCTGCCCGTGCTGAGCAACGGCCATGGCCAGAGTCAGGTCAGGAGGGCtttgtgctgtgctcagggagAGCAGAGTGAGTGCTGAGAGGCAAGGGGACTGTCTGTgcctgagggcagaggcaggcactctgctctctccatccctctccttcccagctgcccgGCAATTGCTCCTTTCTTAGATGGAGAGTGATCACACTGCCATGTGACCCTGACAagcagccaggcactgctgagAGCAGAGGGATCCACTGCAGAGAACAAAATGCCTCATCCCTTCCCGAAGGCTCAGCACCACACTGCTATCCAAGGACACCCAGGGCTCACTGTGTGCCCTGGCAGGCACATACAGCTTGGGTGGACACCCGAGGTAGGTAGTCAAGGGTCCTGACCATGGCAAGTTCTTGCAGGAGactcagctccttcccctgcctcacAGACTGCATTGCCCACAGCATCATCGGTTAGGGGAAAGCTGGGACACCTCCATGCTGAGGACATGTCTGCACAGGAGGACCCACAAGGTCTGCCCCTGAGCCGGCAGCTGAAACCCCTATTGCCAGAGAGCCTGTCTGCAATGCCAATAGCATCTGAGCAAGGCCAGGAGAGAGACAAAGGGACACTCGGGAactccttccccagccaggcACACCACCTCccagacagcagcagtgaaggaCAGTCACCCTCAGGCTCTGCTCAGCGAGAAATGGCAGCGTGGCAGCACGAGAGATGCACTtcatcccttctgctgctctgctggaccAGGGGGTGTTGAAACACATGAAACCAACGGTCtaaaggctgtgctgggtgggagaggagagcagaggtcTGTTGCTCAGGGAAGGCACCTGCACGGCAGACCATGGCCAGGAGGTGCCCCTATCTGCCCTGCATCAGGGTTCCCCTCAgcatctcccccctccctgcccagggctctgctgcctgcagctgtccctgccagcagctctttctctggccccagggctcttccctgccagcgctcacagagcccagctcagcccctgtgtgcccagctctgccctgcagccgctctctgtctgcaggcaggaacAAACAGCTCCCCCAAAGcctgagggaaaaggagagctgaTGCTGGTTTCATCTGCAGcatgctggggagggaaggcactTGCTCAGCATCCTCATCAACCTCCCTGTGATGCTTTCAGCAtctcagcccctgctctgaCCTGCACAGCTGAGTTTCCATTGCCACCGAGCGGAGCCACGGAAAAGTGGCAGCAGAGATTCAGGCAAGCACAGAGCCAAGCAGTGAACCCCTGCCATGAACGTGCTCATGGAAAGTCCCCTTGGAAATGACCTGGAGATGTGAACAGCTCTGATATATGCAGCACCAACACAAAATCACTGAGACCTTGTCCTGCTGGGGGTCGCTCCCTCCACGCCACCTTTTGCccgcagcagcacaggagctccccggcaggctgagagctgcccctggcaggcggcagagcccctgccccagcacacagcccccgcggctgcagggaccctgctggcaaggacagccctgggcacccctgcctgcacagccaccttcacagccctgcagccggccctggcaCAAGGCAGCCCACATGCCCTGGCCctcccacgctgcagcagggaagccctgctctgcagcacactggcCTCCTCCACAGCAAAAGGCTCCCACACggtcccacaggctgggggtgccccagctgctgcagacccggctagcaactgcagaggcattgccctgcagccacacacttACCCGCTCAAGGGCTCTGCAGATTTCTCCAGCAGGGagctctcagcagcctcccACCAAGGTCTGCTtttgagctctccctgcctccctcctctgcccctctgggctccctccagctgtccctggggctgcaggggaacctgctgggcagcaggatgaGGCAATCCCTCATGGGCCTTGCCTCACCTGGGGGGACACACTTATTTCCAGCACTGGCAATTCCCTTACTAGAAAAAGTTTTCTGCATGACTATCAGCTTTTGTTAACCCATTACTAGACAGGACACCAGGAAGACTGCAGCAAAGGATCCAAGTACTCCTAAAGGAgcgtgtgtgtacgtgtgtgtctGGTGgttctgcaggcagggcagggaggatgTCCTCAGTGCTTCAGtaagccctgcagagcccattGCAGCACTTCATTGCACAGTCCGAGGGCTCAAGACTCAGCTCTCCTTTGCCCAGGccatgtctctgctctgaagcaaagcCTTTGCACCCACGGGCTCGGGGACACTTGGTACCAGGTTGCCTTgtggccaggcagagctgggctggtgccacagctggggggctTCAGCCCAGTGTGCAGCAGTGCTTTCACACTAAGACGAGGGGGTTCCTCAGACTCTTGGTTTTTAATGAGCCTGGCAGTTTCCGAAGACAGACGAGACCCTTGTGTCTGACCAACCTGCCCACGACCTGCGCTTTGAACAGCCCACTGTATCCGAGGGTGACTCTACCAACCTATCCAGGAACCCCGCTGACAGCATCATTGAGTCAGAGCCCTTAAAACCCCTACTCACATCTCCAGAGACTTATagaaaatgaacttcagctg carries:
- the LOC121082240 gene encoding olfactory receptor 14J1-like, with amino-acid sequence MSNSSSITQFLLLAFADTRELQLLHFWLSLGIYLAALMANGLIITTVVCNHHLHTPMYFFLLNLSLLDLGSISTIVPKAMANSLWDTRDISYSGCAAQLYLIVFFLSAECSLLTVMAYDRFVAICQPLHYGTLLGSRACVHMAAAAWASGFLNAALHTANTLSLPLCQGNALGQVFCEIPQILKLSCSHTYLREVGLLVISSCLACGCFVFIVLSYVQIFRAVLRIPSEQGRHKAFSTCLPHLAVVSLFVSTAIFAYLNLPSLSSSSLDLVVSVLYLVVPPALNPFIYSMRNQELKDALKKLMQSGFSQQH